In the Leptospira wolffii serovar Khorat str. Khorat-H2 genome, CCGTCCAGCGGAGGTTGAAATGCAGGTCGCCAAGGATTTTGCACATATCACGGAATCTCCCATCGATACGAATCGCTTTTTACCTAAGGACGATAAGATCGGCGCCTTCGTATTCTTTGCGGGAATCGTAAGAAATCTGAACGAAGGAAAAGACGTAACTCATCTGGAATACGAGGCATTTGCACCCATGGCGGATGAGATGATCGGTACGATCTTGGCGGATGCCCGAAAAAAATGGGACCTCCTACATACTCATTGCGTGCATAGACTGGGGGTCCTTCAGGTTTCCGAAGTGGCGGTGCTAGTAACGACCGGATCCATGCACAGGGCCGAGGCGTACGAGGCAAATCGTTATATAATAGATAGAGTCAAACACGAGGTTCCGATTTGGAAGAAGGAATACTTCACCGACGGAACTTCTTCCTGGTCCAAAGGATGTGTGCATGGGGAGTCGGGACATCACTAGGTCTATTGCAGGTCTCATTCTCTCCGGAGGATACAGTTATAGAATGGGTAGGGACAAGGCGCTCCTGCCTTTCGGCAAGCATCATACGTTCCTTTCTTATACGTATCATAAACTCGGTCGTTTGATTCCTTCCGTTTTCGTTTCGATTAGAAAAGACCAGGAGAAAACGTATTCAGGCCTTTATCCGAATTACCGTTTTGTTTCGGACGAGGAGAACGGGTGGGAGGGTCCTCTGAAAGGAATCTTAAGTCTCCATTCTATACTTAAGAAAGAAGGCAAAGAAACTTCGGTGCTCGTGATGCCAGTGGACATGCCCTATGTGTATTCTAAGACTCTTTCCGGATTGATTCTACGTTTTCAAGCCTCTGGCAAAAGCGTATTCTATAAGACGGGCGAAGGACTCGAACCTCTTTGCGGACTCTACGATTTCTCTTTGCTATCCTCCTGGCAGGCGGAGACGAATAGGATAGAATTCTCACCTAAAAAAAGATTAGAAAATTCTACTATAGAATGTTTGGAACTTTCTACGAGAGAAAGAGCCCGTTTTCGAAATCTAAATTTTCCCCAGGATCTAAAAATGAAGGGATGATCACCAAGGGAAGAATTCTATAATATCCGAATCTTCCAACTCCGGCCGATCACTCGGATGCACCGCTATTCCGTCCGAAAATACTCCTGCCAGAATATCGCCGCTTCCGTTGAACTTTTTCATTTCCAGACCGGTCTGTCTCCGTTCGGAGAGTAAGACCGGAAAATATTCCGTTAAGTCCTTTTTCTTTTTTCTCGTTCCGAAGAAGGGAAGTTTGAGGGGGCGCTTAGGTTGCAAGCCTTGGAATCTAAGTATATAAGGTTCCAAGAATATTTTGGCACAGACCTGCACGCTGAAAGGATTTCCGGGAAGAGCGAACACCGCGGTTTTTTCCTTCGTTCCGAACCAGAAAGGTTTTCCCGGCTTGATTTTGATCTTATGGAAACGGTTCTCTACTCCACATTTTTCTAATATGCTCGGGATCAGATCTAGGCTTCCCATGGATACTCCTCCGGATAGGACGAGTATATCGGAGTCCAATCCTTCTCTTACGTATCTTTCGATCGTCTCAGGATCATCCGGAAGGAGAGAGACGGATTTCGGTCGGATACCCAAACTTGTAAGTAGCGAAACGATCGTATAAGTATTGGAATCTCGGATTTGGTGGGGAAGAGGCACCTTATCGATGGAAACCACTTCATTGCCCGTGGAAAGGATTACGATTTTAGGTCGGGAGTGGGTTAAAATTTCCTTTTTTCCGAGCGTGGCCAAAAGCGAAATCTCGGAAACGGATAGGACCTTATCGGAAGAAACGGCGGTCGCTCCGTTTTTGATATCCTCTCCTCGGAGTGCTATATTCAAAAAAGGTTTATTAGGAAGTTCTTTAATGAGAACTTTTTTGTCGGAAACTTCGCAGTCCTCTATTTTTATCACCGCGTCAAACCCTTCGGGGACCGCCGAACCGGTCGCGATCTTTAAAATAGAGGATCCAAGAAAACGATTCGGATCCATACCCGCTGTCATTTCGTTTTCGAAGGTGTATTCTTTTCCTTTTTCCAAATTCTTCGAGCGAACTGCGAACCCATCCATAGTAGCTCTATGAAAAGGAGGATAATCCCGATCTGCTCTTATATCCTCCGCTAAGCATCTACCGTTCGCCTCCTGTAAGGGAACGAGTTCCGATTTAGGTTCGGGAACTCCGGAAAGGATGATTTCCAAGGCCTCGGAAGCAGACTTCAATGTCCTTCTCCTCGCATCATCTTTTTTGCATGAAATAGTCCGGGGAGAATAGCGCTTAGACTCTCTTTTGCTCCGTTGGAACTTCCGGGGAGACAAACGACGATGGTCTTTCCGATCCGGCCAGCCAGGGACCGGGACAACATGGCAAAAGGAGTTCTGTCCTGTCCGAAGGAGCGCATCGCCTCTTCTATCCCGGGAATTCTTTGTTCGAGTAAGGGTTCGATCGCGTCGGGAGTCAGGTCTCTAGGCCCGAGTCCTGTTCCTCCCGTGGTCACGATCAGATCCGTTTTGGAAGCGACCCAGCTTTGGACGGCTTCTTTGATCTTTTCCGGATCGTCCGGAACGATTTTGTATTCCTTTACGACGACCCCTTTCGCTTCCAGCATGCTTTGGATAATTTTACCGGACCCGTCTTCCTTTTTTCCTTCGAAAGCGGAGTCGGAGCAAACTAAGACCGCAGCGCTGGAACCGAAGGAGAATTTGGTGGACTGGGTATCGCTTTTTCCTCCCTTCTTTTCCAAGAGACGAATAGAGGATATTACAAGATTCTTATCTATGGGCTTGAGCAGATCGTATACGGTTAAGGCTGCGACACTTAGACTCGTAAGCGCCTCGATTTCTATTCCGGTCCGTCCTATAGACTTTGCGTTTACTAGGATCTTGATCCCGGTCCCTTCTTGGTTCTCGAATGTCTCGAAGAGAATTTCCAAACCGTCTATGCTTACCGGGTGACAATGAGGGATTAGATCCGAAGTTTTTTTGGCCGCGAGTAGTCCTGCAGCCTTTGCGACTCCGAACAAATCTCCTTTAGGTAACGTGTTTTCTTTTACCCTTTTTAGGGTTTCGGGAGCGCAGAATACGAAGCCTTCCGCGCTAGCCGTTCTGAGGCTACTGATCTTTTCCGTTATATCGTTCATGCTTTCTTCTTATCAAGGAACGGGAGAATCCAGATAAGAAGAAGTTTCTCTGAGTTCCCGCATTCTTTCGTAAAATCGGATGATATCTCCGATAATAATAAGGATCGGGGAATCTGTGTCCGATTTCAATGCTATTTTTCCCACATTCTCCAGAGTGGATGTTCGAATTTTTTGTTTGGGAGTCGTAGCGCTTTCTATCAGAGCGATCGGAGTTTCGGGAGAATTTCCACTCTTGAGCAAGGAAGATACGATGATCTCCAAAGATCGAAACCCCATATAAACGACTAGAGTCTTGCCCTTGCAGTCCAAATGTCGGAACCCTTCCTCGTTTTTTCCGTCCTTCTTATGGCCGGTTAGAAATACGATCTCCTGAGAGTAATTCCGATGAGTCAGAGGAAAGCCTAGGCTCGCAGCGGCTCCGGAAGCGGTCGTGATGCCCGCAACGATTTCACATTCGATCCCTCGTGAGAGAAGATAGAAATATTCTTCTCCTACTCTTCCAAAGACGGAAGGATCTCCTCCCTTCAATCGGACCACATGTCGGAACTGTTCCGCGGCTTCTTCTATTTTCAGATTGATGGTTTCCTGAAGAAAGCTATGCACTCCGATTCTTTTTCCCACATAGACGAGTTTTGTATCCTTTTTGCAGATCTTAAGCAGTTGTAAGGAAACTAAATCGTCGTACAATACCACCTGGGCTTTTCTAAGAATTTTGTGGGCCTTGACCGTGAGAAGATCCGGATCTCCCGGCCCCGCTCCCAGCAAATAGACTTTTCCGAAACGTTTTTCCGGCATAATCGTCTCCGTAATGTTAGTCGATTTGTTCCAAGTCCAGATAAACCTTCCCTTCTTCTACGATGACCGGGTATAGTTTTACCTTATAGTCCTCTCCATTCATACATTCTCCCGTGAGTAGGGAAAAATTTCTTTTATGCATGGGACAGGCCACCTTCGGTTCTCCTTGGAAATCTCCTACAAGCCCACGGGAAAGCACCGTATCCTTGGTATGAGGACAGGCATTTTCGCAGGCGAACCATTCGTTTCGGGATGCGAAACGAAAGATTGCTATTTGCTCTTCACCGATTTTTGCGCAGGTTCCTCCTTCTTCCGGAAAATCGCCGATCGGAGCGATGAAAACTTTGGTCTTACTTGCATTCGTCTGATTCATTTGTTTACCCTAGTTCAAAACTTTCTGGTTCGGCCAATCGACCGGACGCTTTTGGTCCCTTTCCTGTATGAATCGTATTTTAGGATCGGATTCTTCGCTATTGACGAAATGTCTGTAAGGCTTTTGTTTTTCCGGATCGTCTACGACGTCTTTCCATTCGCATACGTAGGAACCTACTAAATAGCTCATCTCTTCTTCCAATTGCGCGTTGATTCCTAAACGATCGTTGATGATTACGTCTTTCAGATAATCCAATCCTCCATCCAATTGTTCCAGCCAGGTGGAGGTTCTCATAAGTTTGTCCGCGCTTCTGATATAGAACATGATGAAACGATCTATATACTTGATGCAGGTATCGCTATCCAAATCTTCCGCTAACAAAAGAGCGTGTTTGGGATTCACTCCTCCGTTTCCTCCCACATAAAGGTTCCAACCTTTCTCAGTGGCGATGATTCCGAAGTCCTTGCTTCTCGCTTCGGCGCATTCTCTGATGCAACCGGATACTGCCGATTTGATCTTATGAGGGGCTCGGATTCCGCGATATCTTTCTTCCAAGCGAATGGCGAAAGAGGTGCTATCTTGGACTCCGTAACGGCACCAAGTGGAACCCACACAGCTCTTAACTGTACGAAGCGCTTTTCCGTAAGCGTGTCCGCTTTCGAAACCGTATTCTATCAGATCCTTCCAGATCTTAGGTAGGTCCTCCATCTTCGCTCCGAGTAGATCGATTCTTTGTCCTCCTGTGATCTTGCAGTAAAGCTCGTACTTCTTAGCGACTTCTCCTATAGCCATGAGTTTGTCCGGGGTGATTTCTCCTCCCGGAATCCTTGGGATAACGGAGTAGGTTCCTCCCCTTTGGATATTCGCTAAGAATTTATCGTTCGTATCCTGGATTTCCCTATGTCTTTGGATAGGTTCGTTCCAGACGCTGGCGAGAATGGACGCGACCGCAGGTTTACAAATTTCGCAACCGGATCCGTCTCCGGCGGAATGTAGGACCTCTCCGAAGGATCTCAATTTTCTAATCTTAACGATATGAAAAAGATCCTGACGGGAATGTTTGAAATGCTCGCAAAGATGCTCCACTACCGCTTTGCCTTGGGCCTTCAGTTCTTTTTTGAGGAGCATCCCGACCTGAGGAATACATCCCCCGCAACCAGTTCCTGCTTTACTGCATTCTTTTAAAGATTGCAGATCCGAACACCCCTTGTCTCGGATTGCGGAGAGTATATCTCCCTTGGATACGTTATTGCAGGAACAAATTTTGGCTTCGTCTGGGAGCGCGTCCGCACTGAACGCATTGTCCACAGATACGGACCCGACAATCAAGGATTCGGGTTCCGCGGGAAGCTCCATCTTATTCAGATATAAGGAGAGGAGGGTTCCGTAGGAACTAGTATCACCTACGAGTATACCTCCGAGCAGATATTTGTAATCCGAAGATATGACGATTTTCTTATACGTTCCTTTCATGGGATTCTTGAATACGATGGGAATATTGTCTCCTTCGCCCAAGGAGTCCCCGAAGGAAGCAACATCCACTCCTACTAATTTCAGTTTAGTGGAAAGATCGGAGCCGAAGTAGTTCTTGTTTGGCTGGTGGAAACTGCAAAGGTTATAAGCAAGAGTCTCCGCCATCTCGTAGCCGGGAGCCACGAGACCATATATCATATTTCTATGAAGTGCGACCTCTCCGATCGCATAGACTCCGTAGTGATTGGTTCTCATATGATCGTCCACGATGATTCCGCCTCTTTCTCCGGTTTGGATTCCGGATTTTCGGGCGAGCTCGTCTCTAGGACGAATGCCCGCCGAGATTACGAGCATTCCCGCCTCCAGACATTCTCCGTCCTTAAATTTCAGTCCTTGGATGGAGCCTTCTCCAATTGCGGCTTCCGTCTGTTTGTTCAAGTGGATGGAGACTCCCAAAGATTCGATTTTGGACCGAAGAATATTCGAAGCCGTTTCATCCAATTGGCGAGGCATGAGTCGGGATGCGAACTCGATCACATGGGTTTCTTTACCTAGATCCACGAGGGCCTTTGCGGCCTCTAATCCCAACAATCCTCCGCCTAGGACCGCGGCCTTTTTGATTCCGACTCCGTATTCTAAGATTCTTTCCAGATCCTCGATGGTTCTGTAGACGAAGACTCCTTTCTTATCCACCCCTTCGAAGTTCGGAACGAAAGGAGAGGATCCGGTGGCAAAGACCAATTCATCGAAATGGAGTTGCTTGCCGGAGGAAGTATGGACGATTCTTTGCGCCATATCCACGAAGGTCGCAGGCTCGGAGAGAAGGAGCCGAATTCGATTCTTCGCATAATAATCCGTGGAACAGAGATATAGATCTTCCGCGGATCTTTTGGAAATGAAGTCGGAAAGATGGACCCGATCGTAAGATCTCCTAGGTTCCTCTCCCAGGATAGTGATTTCGTATTTTTCGGTTCCGCCGTATTCCACGAGTTTCTCCGCGAATTTATGGCTCACCATCCCGTTTCCGATAACGACTAATTTTCTTTTGTTCATATGGATACACCGTCTGACATTATTCTTTTATAAAGTTATGCCGTTTCTAAATTCGGCTGTTTTTCCTGGACGGCCTTGCCTTGCTTATTCCAAACTAGGACGCTGACGAAGAGTAGAACGAGAGCAGCAGTTAGTCCGACTATCGCGAATGCAAGGAAACCCCCGGAATAAGAACCGAAGGCGGATTTGGAGGATCCTAGTAGATTCGGAACGAAGAAGCCGCCGATTCCTCCGAATGCGCCAACGAATCCGGTGATGATGCCTATATCCTTATTGAATCTGCGAGGAACCAATTGGAAGACGGATCCGTTTCCGATACCTAAGAGCGTCATTAGGAAGACGAATAAAGGAAGCATAATGCTAATTTCCGGCATATTCGCGATGCAGACTAATACGGAGGAAAGAAGGACGAGTACCACGGAAAGAACTCCTACTCCTCCGAACTTGTCCGCCAAGTAACCGCCTATGGGGCGGATCATACTCGCACCGATGATACAATAGGAAGTGTAGAGTCCTGTTACTAGTTTATCGACTCCGTACTGATCGTAGAAGAAGATGGGCAGGAAGCTCGCGATTCCTACGAAGCCTCCGAATGTGATACTATATAGAAAGCTGAATAAAAGCGCATCTCTGGATTTTATGGGAGCCAAGTAGTCCAAAAGTTTCTTATTCGTTCTCTCCACGGGAGCGTCTTTCGCTAAAAAGTAAAATAGTGCGAAGACGGAGCAGATAGGAATGAGTGCGATCCCGAAGACCGCATGCCAGCCTAGGCTCTTCGCTATGCCCGGAAAGAACAGGGTCGCTAAAACCGATCCGCTATTTCCCGCTCCTGCGATTCCTAAGACCAGGCCTTGGTATTTTTGCGGATACCATCTGCTTACCAAAGGAAGAGCGACGGCGAAGCTTGCACCCGCGACTCCTAAGAGTAATCCTATGCAGAATATTTCGGAAAGGCTTTGTCCGAAGAGCCATCCCCATAGAAGAGGGATTAACGTGACGGTCATTCCACCCAAGGCCACTTTTCTGGATCCGAATCGATCCGAGAGCAATCCCATCGGGATTCTTAAAAGCGCTCCGCCTAAAAGCGGGATAGAGACCAAGACTCCTTTTTGCGCGGGAGTTAATTTGAATTCTTCCGAAAGAAAGACTCCGATCGCTCCTATGAGCATCCAGACCATGAAGCTAAAATCGAAATATAAAAACGCGCTAACAAGGCTCGGGAAATGACCGACCTTTAAGAATTCCTTAAATTTACCCATGGGAAGCAGACTCCTTTTCGATTGATTTAAAATTTCCAACCCATTCAGCTTATAGCAATAAGTGTGCCTAATTTTTATATAAATTCAAAAATCGAGTAGAATATTGAATCATTGGATGATTCATAAGGCACTGTTCGATAAAACCTCGCTTAAGTTAAATCCAATTTATATTCTCTATCATCAATAATGAGGCAAAGTACGGCTTAAAGTATTCAAAATGAACAATATGATCTAAAAATAAACTAGTCAAATGAGTTGAAATCTTACCGGAGCTTAGATTTGGGGCCCGCCATTAGGGGCGGATAAAAAATATTTATATTGGTATGAAAATTGCTAAGAATCGGATATGCATTCCGAAGCTACATTCAAAAGCACCTGTTCCTACTGCGGAGTCGGTTGTGGAGTGCTGGTGCATAGGAATGAGTCCGGTGAAATCCGAGTGGAAGGAGATCCGGACCATCCTGCGAATCGAGGTCTTCTTTGTTCAAAAGGAAGGAGCCTTCATTATTCCGTAATGGATCGATCCGATCGGATCCTTCATCCGTTACTTCGCAAGAATAGGGGAGCGGAACTCGAGAGAGCAAGCTGGGATCAGGCCCTAGATCGCATCGCTTCGGACTTTAAGAAATATATAAAAGAGTTCGGGCCGGATTCGGTAGGCTTCTATGTGTCCGGGCAACTTCTAACGGAAGAATATTATATCATCAATAAGCTGACCAAAGGCTTTTTAAAAACGAATAATATAGATACGAACTCCAGACTCTGTATGAGTTCGGCAGTGGTCGGCTATAAAATGTCTCTAGGAGAAGATAGCGTCCCTGTCAGCTACGAAGACATAGAATTAGCGGATTGCTTCTTCGTTGCGGGTGCCAATCCCGCCTGGTGTCATCCGATTCTATTCAGAAGGATCGAAGAGAGAAGAAGGAAGAATCCGAACGTAAAACTGATCGTGGTGGATCCTCGAAGAACCGAAAGCTGCGAGGACGCGGATATCCATTTCCAAATTCTTCCCGGAAGCGATATCTATCTCTTTCATGCGATCGCGAGAATATTGATCGAGAACGGATGGATCGATTCGGATTTCGTGGAAAACCACACGGAAGGATTCGAAGATTTTAAGTCCAAGGTGTTTGCCACTTCCGTAGACGAATATGCAAGACATTGCGGAATCGAGAAGGAACGGATCTTAGAGTGCGCCTCCATATTATCGAAATCTAAAGGGTTTCTCACTCTTTGGGCCATGGGCCTTAACCAAAGCGTGATCGGCGTGAACAAGAATGTGGCGCTGATCAATCTTTCTCTGATCACTGGGATGATCGGTAGGCCGGGGGCCGGGCCATTCTCCTTGACGGGACAACCGAATGCCATGGGAGGAAGGGAAGTCGGAGGGCTATGTAATCTACTGCCCGCTCATAGAAACCTGGCAAACCAGGAGCATAGGGAGGAAGTCGCCCGATTTTGGGGAGTCGACTCCATCAACGAACGTCCCGGATACACCGCAGTGGAGATGTTTCAAAATCTTAAAAGCGGAAAGATGAAAGCGGTTTGGATCGTATGCACCAATCCGACGGTGAGTCTTCCGAACGCTAGGGAAGTCGAATCCGCATTACGTTGCGCGGAGCTAGTGATTGTTCAGGATATCTCCTTAAGTTCCGGCGCCGTCCCTTTTGCGGATGTGGTTTTGCCTGCTGCGGGCTGGACGGAGAAGCAAGGTACGATGACCAATTCGGATCGTAGAATAACGTATCTACCTAAGATCATAGATCCTCCCGGCGAAGCCAGGAGCGATAGTTGGATCATCCAAAATTTCGCGAAAAAAATGGGATACGGTAAGTCCTTTTCTTACTCGGACGAAGAGGATATTTTCCTGGAGCATTGTAGGTTAACGGAAGGGACCAATATTGATATTAAGGGACTTGATTATTCGGAAATTAGAATGCACCGATCCGTTCAATGGCCTTATCCGAAGAAAGGCCATGGGGGAACCAAAAGATTATTCGAGGACAGGACATTCTTCCGTCCGAACGGAAAGGCTAAGATTCATTCTGTCGACGAGGCCGACGATTCCGAATCGGTCAGCGATAGATTTCCTTTCATTCTTACAACGGGAAGAATCCGGGATCAATGGCATACCATGACTCGCACCGGCAAGGTCCGAAGACTGAACGAGCATAAGAAGGAAGCCTATTTGGAAATCCATCCGAAGGATGCGGAGAGCTTGGGCTGCATGGACGGAGAGATACTTAGCGTTTATAACGAAAGAGGGAGCGTAAGGGTTAAGGCTTCGATTACTGATTCCATCAAAGAGGGAGTGGTTTTTCTGCCTATGCACTGGGGCAGGAAGAACGATTCGGATATCTCACGGTCCAATAATCTCACCGCGCCGGAATACGATCCTTCATCCAAGCAGCCCGGCTTTAAGATTTCCGCGGTCAACGTGATTCCGTATAAAAAGAAGAAGGAAAAAATTCTGATCGTGGGAGGTGGAAACGCCTCATTGGCTTTCCTTCGCGCATACAGGAACCTCGCGACCGAAGATGAGATCACCGTCCTTTGTAAGGAACCTAATCCATTCTATAATCGGATTCTGTTGCCGGATTACATCAGCGGAGAAAAAGAATTCGAAGATTTGAATGCGATCACGGAAGAGGAGCAGTCCTCCTGGAAAATAGAATTATTTGCCGGACGTGGCGTAGAGAGGATCAATCCCGAAGCTAAGAAGGTATTCGACGCCGATGGAAGAGGATACTCCTACGATAAACTGGTTCTCGCTTTGGGGAGTTCTCCGGTATGGCCCAAATATGTTCAAAAGACGTTAGTTGGTCTTTTTAGTCTTAGAAGTAAGCTGGATGCCGAAAGAATCAAGGGCTATTTCGTTCCCGGTACTTGCGCGCTCATAGTCGGAGGAGGATTGCTCGGTCTGGAAGTCGCAGCGGCTTTGGTCGGAAGCGGCGTGAAGGTGACGGTGCTTGTGAGAACCGATCGATTGATGTCCAAGCAATTGGATTCCGTCGGCGGCGATATACTGAGGGAAGAAATCCTGAAAAGGGGAATCGATATCGTATTCGACGCGGAGATCTCCAAGATCGAAGGCGACGAGAAGGTCTCGCGAGTCAAATTAAATAACGGATCCGTAATGTGTCCGGACGGAATCGTATTCGCCGTAGGTACCAATCCGAATATCTCTTTGGCGGAAAGCTGCGGCTTGGAATGTAATTCCGGGGTCAAGGTGGACGCATTTCTACGATCCGGAGATCCCGATATTTATTGTATCGGAGAGATGGCGGAGCATAGCACCGGGACGTACGGAACGGCTTCCGCCGCGGAAGAGCAGGCTAAAATTGCGGCGGATCATATCTATGGATACGCCCCTCACGGTTACGACGGCTCTCCTCAAACCAATCTTTTGAAAATTCCCGGACTCGATTTGGTCTCGATACGAATTCCAGACGCTCCTTTGGAGGCTTCGGAATCCGGAGAATATGAGGAAGTGGTCTTCTCCGACAGGAGAAGAAGAGTATATAAGAAATGTATCATTCAAAACGATCGATTGGTCGCCGCCATTCTTATCGGAGATAAATCCGAATTCTCTAAGATAAAAGAACTCATCTATTCCGGCATGGAGTTGGGAGAAAAGAGGAATTTCCTTTTTTCTTCCGGAGCTTCGAAAGCGAATCCAGTGATCGGAAAACTAGTCTGTTCCTGCAACGGGGTGGGAGAAGGAAATATTCTTGCCTCGATCCGAAGCGGTGCGTCCGGAATGGAGGAAATCGGTAAAGTCTCCGGAGCAGGCACCGGATGTGGAAGCTGTAGACCCGAGATCGCGAGAATTCTCAAATCGTCCGCGGAAACCTAGTAAAATTAAATTAAAAAAATATAAAATGAAAGGAATCGTTATGCTCAAGCTCAATTGTGTTCGTAGGACGTTCGCCGCGACTTTTCTGGTTCTTTCCGCCGACGTATCCACGTTAAGCGGTCAGGAATCCCAGGCCGGCCAAACGAATCAGGGTGCATCTTCCCAGAATTCGGAACTTTTCATTCAGCCCGCGCAAAAGAATCAGGAACCGAAGAAGGATCCCTTGTGGTCGGACGGTTTGAAAATAGGGGCGATGCTTCGTTTTCGTCCGGAGATGAAATATAATTAC is a window encoding:
- a CDS encoding nitrate reductase; amino-acid sequence: MHSEATFKSTCSYCGVGCGVLVHRNESGEIRVEGDPDHPANRGLLCSKGRSLHYSVMDRSDRILHPLLRKNRGAELERASWDQALDRIASDFKKYIKEFGPDSVGFYVSGQLLTEEYYIINKLTKGFLKTNNIDTNSRLCMSSAVVGYKMSLGEDSVPVSYEDIELADCFFVAGANPAWCHPILFRRIEERRRKNPNVKLIVVDPRRTESCEDADIHFQILPGSDIYLFHAIARILIENGWIDSDFVENHTEGFEDFKSKVFATSVDEYARHCGIEKERILECASILSKSKGFLTLWAMGLNQSVIGVNKNVALINLSLITGMIGRPGAGPFSLTGQPNAMGGREVGGLCNLLPAHRNLANQEHREEVARFWGVDSINERPGYTAVEMFQNLKSGKMKAVWIVCTNPTVSLPNAREVESALRCAELVIVQDISLSSGAVPFADVVLPAAGWTEKQGTMTNSDRRITYLPKIIDPPGEARSDSWIIQNFAKKMGYGKSFSYSDEEDIFLEHCRLTEGTNIDIKGLDYSEIRMHRSVQWPYPKKGHGGTKRLFEDRTFFRPNGKAKIHSVDEADDSESVSDRFPFILTTGRIRDQWHTMTRTGKVRRLNEHKKEAYLEIHPKDAESLGCMDGEILSVYNERGSVRVKASITDSIKEGVVFLPMHWGRKNDSDISRSNNLTAPEYDPSSKQPGFKISAVNVIPYKKKKEKILIVGGGNASLAFLRAYRNLATEDEITVLCKEPNPFYNRILLPDYISGEKEFEDLNAITEEEQSSWKIELFAGRGVERINPEAKKVFDADGRGYSYDKLVLALGSSPVWPKYVQKTLVGLFSLRSKLDAERIKGYFVPGTCALIVGGGLLGLEVAAALVGSGVKVTVLVRTDRLMSKQLDSVGGDILREEILKRGIDIVFDAEISKIEGDEKVSRVKLNNGSVMCPDGIVFAVGTNPNISLAESCGLECNSGVKVDAFLRSGDPDIYCIGEMAEHSTGTYGTASAAEEQAKIAADHIYGYAPHGYDGSPQTNLLKIPGLDLVSIRIPDAPLEASESGEYEEVVFSDRRRRVYKKCIIQNDRLVAAILIGDKSEFSKIKELIYSGMELGEKRNFLFSSGASKANPVIGKLVCSCNGVGEGNILASIRSGASGMEEIGKVSGAGTGCGSCRPEIARILKSSAET